The following are encoded in a window of Ruminiclostridium herbifermentans genomic DNA:
- the infB gene encoding translation initiation factor IF-2, protein MEKARIYELAKELNTTSKRLIEKLAEININVKNHMSLLEADELDALYKHIGVIKHDNKKTDEDKKVVSDNVHIAEKKKDVKKDTKNAPRIIRTTEIILDSKTETSGADVANNHNKNSKNSSKSNYRNDYVKTDSSTSGLRPGFIYETKPEPKKKNVEKSNKIIETPNISTKTPQSGQNEVVDLKKNKNIVDVNKEGKTVAENTIQMESTVVKSNEEIDTAKSNTKDIAHANAESIKNEKDESAPVLTQENIEANKEKEIKKPEEAPVDTKVSEDNISQEQNATMQRSDKPNSQNNNGQKADKPQGQNSSIQKTDKPQGQNNNGQKTDRPQGQYSGQRTDRPQGQNNSGQKTDRPQGQYSGQKTDRPQGQYSGQRTDRPQGQYSGQRTDRPQGQYSGQRTDRPQGQYSGQRTDRPQGQYSGQKTDRPQGQYSGQRTDRPQGQYSGQRTDRPQGQYSGQRTDRPQGQFKSQGLDIPKPDVAVAQEQFDSQRNEARREFQSKDFDKIAKRDENKKKETPKSSVIQNKHNRMKPQKIVIEKKGVSEILSEEYIFNEFYNDDSKKKKVPKSKKVDKAAQTKYIPPKAVLTSITIPETLTVKELAEALKKTSTEIIKKLMSFGVMATVNNDVDFDTATIIAEEYGVKTEKAVQISEEDILFDDIEEEDESKLVPRPPVVVVMGHVDHGKTSLLDAIRSTHVIDSEAGGITQHIGAYMVKAKDRRITFLDTPGHEAFTAMRARGAQVTDIAILVVAADDGVMPQTIEAINHAKAANVSIIVAINKIDKPGANPDRVKQELTEHGIVAEEWGGDAIMVPVSAKKRENIDQLLEMVLLVADMLELKANPDRQAKGTIIEAKLDKERGPVATMLVQRGTLKAGDSIIAGSAFGRIKAMTNDKGTAIKSAGPSMPVEVLGMNEVPDAGEIFYAVTDEKVAKHLVEKRKYKQKEQQYKKSAKVSLEELYNQIKEGKVKDLNLVIKADVQGSLEAVKSSLMKLSNDEVRVNVVHYAVGAITESDVTLAQVSNAIIIGFNVRPGINVTEAAKAAEVDIRLYSIIYKAIEDVQSAMNGLLEPTYKEVVLGHIEIRQVFKVSNVGTIGGAYVTDGKVQRNSEVRVVRDGIVIYEGKLGSLKRFKDDVKEVTQGYECGVSIEKFNDIKEGDVIEAFIMEEVKR, encoded by the coding sequence TTGGAAAAAGCTAGAATATACGAGCTTGCAAAAGAACTAAATACTACAAGTAAAAGGTTAATAGAAAAGCTTGCTGAGATAAATATTAATGTAAAAAATCATATGAGTCTTCTTGAAGCTGATGAATTAGATGCTCTTTATAAACATATAGGTGTAATTAAGCATGATAATAAGAAGACAGATGAAGATAAGAAAGTGGTTTCTGATAATGTCCACATAGCAGAAAAGAAAAAGGATGTTAAAAAGGATACCAAGAATGCTCCAAGAATTATTCGGACAACTGAAATAATACTTGATAGTAAAACAGAAACAAGCGGCGCTGATGTTGCAAATAATCATAATAAAAATTCAAAAAATTCATCGAAGTCAAATTACAGAAATGACTATGTAAAAACAGATTCTAGTACATCGGGATTAAGACCTGGTTTTATATATGAAACTAAACCAGAACCCAAAAAGAAGAATGTTGAAAAAAGCAATAAAATTATTGAAACCCCAAATATTTCAACAAAGACACCTCAGTCCGGACAAAATGAAGTTGTTGATTTGAAAAAAAATAAAAATATTGTGGACGTTAATAAAGAGGGAAAAACTGTGGCAGAAAACACTATTCAAATGGAATCAACGGTAGTAAAAAGTAATGAGGAAATTGATACAGCTAAGTCAAATACTAAGGATATTGCTCATGCAAATGCAGAAAGCATAAAAAATGAAAAGGATGAGTCTGCACCAGTGTTAACCCAAGAAAATATAGAAGCAAATAAAGAAAAAGAAATAAAAAAACCAGAGGAAGCACCAGTTGATACTAAAGTATCAGAAGATAATATTTCTCAAGAGCAAAATGCTACTATGCAACGGTCAGATAAGCCAAATAGTCAGAATAATAATGGACAGAAGGCAGATAAACCACAGGGTCAGAATAGTAGCATACAAAAAACAGACAAACCACAAGGCCAGAACAATAATGGTCAAAAAACAGACAGACCACAGGGTCAGTATAGTGGACAGAGAACAGACAGACCACAGGGTCAGAATAATAGCGGACAAAAAACAGACAGACCACAGGGCCAGTACAGTGGACAGAAGACAGACAGACCACAGGGCCAGTATAGTGGACAGAGAACAGACAGACCACAGGGCCAGTATAGTGGACAGAGAACAGACAGACCACAGGGCCAGTACAGTGGACAGAGAACAGACAGACCACAGGGCCAGTACAGTGGACAGAGAACAGACAGACCACAGGGCCAGTACAGTGGACAGAAGACAGACAGACCACAAGGCCAGTACAGTGGACAGAGAACAGATAGACCACAAGGCCAGTATAGTGGACAGAGAACAGATAGACCACAGGGCCAGTATAGTGGACAGAGAACTGACAGACCACAAGGGCAGTTTAAATCGCAAGGATTGGATATACCAAAGCCTGATGTAGCTGTAGCTCAAGAACAATTTGATTCACAGAGGAATGAAGCCAGAAGAGAATTCCAAAGTAAGGATTTTGATAAGATTGCAAAAAGAGATGAAAATAAGAAAAAGGAAACTCCAAAAAGCAGTGTAATTCAAAACAAGCATAATAGGATGAAACCTCAAAAGATTGTTATTGAAAAGAAAGGTGTTTCAGAGATTCTTTCAGAAGAGTATATTTTTAATGAGTTTTATAATGATGATTCAAAGAAAAAGAAAGTTCCAAAAAGTAAGAAGGTTGATAAAGCTGCACAAACAAAGTATATTCCTCCAAAAGCAGTTTTGACTTCAATAACTATACCAGAGACACTTACAGTAAAAGAATTAGCTGAAGCTCTTAAAAAGACTTCAACTGAAATTATAAAGAAGCTGATGTCTTTTGGAGTTATGGCAACTGTTAATAATGATGTAGATTTTGATACTGCAACTATTATTGCTGAAGAATATGGTGTAAAAACAGAGAAAGCAGTTCAGATTAGCGAAGAAGATATACTCTTTGATGATATTGAGGAAGAGGATGAATCAAAATTAGTACCAAGACCTCCAGTTGTAGTTGTTATGGGACACGTTGACCATGGAAAGACTTCTTTACTTGATGCAATTAGAAGTACTCATGTAATAGATAGTGAGGCTGGTGGAATTACTCAGCATATAGGTGCTTATATGGTTAAGGCAAAGGATAGACGTATTACGTTCCTAGATACTCCTGGCCATGAGGCATTTACAGCAATGCGTGCTAGAGGAGCTCAGGTAACAGATATTGCAATATTAGTTGTTGCAGCAGATGATGGTGTAATGCCACAGACAATAGAAGCTATTAATCATGCTAAAGCAGCGAATGTATCTATTATTGTTGCAATTAATAAGATTGATAAGCCTGGTGCAAATCCAGACAGAGTTAAGCAAGAACTTACTGAGCATGGAATTGTTGCAGAAGAATGGGGCGGAGATGCTATTATGGTTCCTGTTTCTGCAAAGAAAAGAGAAAACATAGATCAATTACTAGAGATGGTATTGTTAGTAGCGGATATGTTGGAATTAAAAGCTAATCCGGATAGACAGGCAAAAGGTACTATTATTGAAGCTAAGCTTGATAAAGAGAGAGGTCCTGTTGCAACAATGCTTGTTCAGAGAGGTACTTTGAAAGCAGGAGATTCAATCATTGCTGGTTCAGCTTTTGGTAGAATCAAAGCTATGACAAATGATAAGGGTACTGCTATTAAGAGTGCTGGACCTTCAATGCCTGTTGAAGTTTTAGGTATGAATGAGGTTCCTGATGCTGGAGAAATATTCTATGCGGTTACCGATGAAAAGGTTGCTAAACACTTAGTTGAAAAGAGAAAATATAAGCAAAAGGAACAGCAGTACAAAAAGAGTGCAAAGGTTAGTCTTGAAGAACTTTATAATCAGATTAAAGAAGGAAAGGTTAAGGATTTAAATTTGGTTATTAAAGCAGATGTTCAAGGTTCACTTGAAGCTGTGAAGTCTTCTCTTATGAAGTTGAGCAATGATGAGGTAAGAGTAAATGTAGTTCATTATGCTGTAGGTGCTATAACAGAGTCTGACGTTACTTTGGCTCAAGTTTCAAATGCTATTATAATCGGATTTAATGTAAGACCTGGTATAAATGTAACTGAGGCCGCTAAAGCTGCAGAAGTAGATATAAGATTATATAGTATAATATACAAAGCTATTGAGGATGTTCAATCTGCAATGAATGGATTGCTAGAACCTACTTACAAGGAAGTTGTACTTGGACATATTGAAATCAGACAGGTATTTAAGGTTTCAAATGTTGGAACAATTGGTGGTGCTTATGTCACAGATGGTAAGGTTCAGAGAAATTCTGAAGTTAGGGTTGTAAGAGATGGTATAGTAATTTATGAAGGTAAGCTTGGATCCCTTAAGAGATTTAAAGATGATGTTAAGGAAGTTACTCAAGGTTATGAATGTGGTGTTTCTATTGAGAAATTCAACGATATAAAAGAAGGCGATGTAATTGAAGCATTCATAATGGAGGAAGTAAAAAGATAG
- the ispG gene encoding flavodoxin-dependent (E)-4-hydroxy-3-methylbut-2-enyl-diphosphate synthase, with translation MIRKNTKKIRIGDIFIGGDASISVQSMTNTDTRDVKSTIEQIKRLEDVGCDIIRVAVPDAEAASAVREIKKAIKIPLVADIHFDYRLAIECIKNGVDKIRLNPGNIGGQDRVRIVADMAKERQIPIRIGVNSGSVEKSILQKYGGVTPEGMVESALAHAEMLEKVNFDDIIISIKASSVPMTIAAYRLLSQKSPYPIHIGVTEAGTIYKGTIKSSVGIGCLIAEGIGDTLRVSLTGDPVEEVRVGKQILKSLGIITSGIEVVSCPTCGRTKIDLVAIANLLEPILDKLNKNIKVAIMGCAVNGPGEARDADIGIAGGINEALLFKKGKIIRKIPQEKIVDELIKEINEM, from the coding sequence ATTATAAGAAAAAATACAAAAAAAATAAGAATTGGAGACATCTTTATTGGCGGTGATGCTTCTATCTCTGTTCAATCTATGACCAACACAGATACAAGAGATGTTAAATCCACAATTGAACAGATAAAGAGGTTAGAGGATGTTGGATGTGATATCATAAGGGTGGCAGTTCCTGATGCAGAAGCTGCTAGTGCTGTTAGGGAAATAAAAAAGGCTATAAAAATACCTCTTGTTGCTGATATACATTTTGACTATAGACTGGCAATAGAATGTATTAAAAATGGTGTAGATAAGATAAGACTTAATCCGGGAAATATTGGTGGTCAAGATAGAGTCAGAATTGTTGCCGATATGGCAAAAGAGAGACAGATACCAATAAGAATTGGAGTTAATTCTGGCTCTGTAGAGAAAAGTATTTTACAAAAATATGGTGGTGTTACACCCGAGGGCATGGTAGAAAGTGCGCTAGCTCATGCTGAAATGCTTGAGAAAGTCAATTTTGATGACATAATAATTTCAATAAAGGCATCTAGTGTTCCAATGACTATTGCTGCATACAGACTTCTATCGCAAAAAAGTCCCTATCCAATACATATTGGAGTTACCGAGGCTGGAACAATATATAAAGGAACAATTAAGTCTTCTGTTGGTATAGGTTGTCTTATTGCTGAGGGAATAGGAGATACGCTTAGAGTTTCATTAACTGGTGATCCTGTCGAAGAAGTAAGAGTTGGCAAACAAATACTAAAATCATTAGGTATAATAACAAGTGGAATAGAAGTAGTATCCTGCCCAACCTGCGGCAGAACAAAAATTGATTTGGTTGCCATTGCTAATTTGCTTGAGCCTATTTTAGATAAACTTAACAAAAATATCAAAGTTGCCATAATGGGATGTGCAGTTAATGGTCCAGGAGAAGCTAGAGATGCTGATATTGGCATAGCTGGTGGTATAAATGAAGCGTTATTGTTCAAAAAAGGAAAAATAATCAGAAAGATTCCACAAGAAAAAATAGTTGATGAACTGATTAAAGAAATTAATGAGATGTAA
- a CDS encoding L7Ae/L30e/S12e/Gadd45 family ribosomal protein yields MDKVYSLLGLAKKAGQLVSGDETVERNIKSGKAVLVIVARDASENTKDKFKSMCNFRNICYREYGEKLELGRYTGKEIRAVISILSKDFKNGLLNLIDAQINEFGGEGIGKS; encoded by the coding sequence ATGGATAAGGTTTATTCCTTATTAGGGCTTGCTAAGAAAGCAGGTCAGCTGGTATCTGGTGATGAAACTGTTGAGAGGAATATAAAGTCAGGTAAAGCTGTCCTTGTTATTGTAGCGAGAGATGCTTCAGAAAACACGAAGGACAAATTTAAAAGTATGTGTAATTTCCGAAATATCTGTTATAGAGAGTATGGAGAAAAGCTTGAACTTGGAAGATATACAGGAAAGGAAATACGAGCCGTTATTTCTATTTTATCTAAGGATTTTAAAAATGGCCTTCTTAATTTAATAGATGCTCAAATAAATGAATTCGGGGGTGAAGGTATTGGAAAAAGCTAG
- the rnpM gene encoding RNase P modulator RnpM, protein MKQKKIPLRMCLGCKEMKPKRELIRVVKNNEGEINIDLVGKKPGRGAYICKSVECLEQAMKAKRLEKAFETTIDVEIYNNLKNQLEGDNG, encoded by the coding sequence ATGAAGCAAAAAAAGATTCCATTGCGTATGTGTCTAGGGTGTAAAGAAATGAAGCCTAAGAGGGAGTTAATACGTGTGGTAAAAAATAATGAGGGAGAAATCAACATTGATCTCGTTGGTAAGAAGCCTGGAAGAGGTGCATATATTTGCAAAAGTGTTGAATGCCTCGAGCAAGCCATGAAAGCAAAAAGGCTTGAAAAGGCTTTTGAAACTACAATTGATGTGGAAATATATAATAACTTGAAAAACCAATTGGAGGGAGATAATGGATAA
- the nusA gene encoding transcription termination factor NusA: MSAELMLALEQLEKEKGIKKEIIIEAIEAALISAYKKNFGSAMNVNVNIDRETGDVKVFGLRKIAEVPDVEAMDISIEDAAKINPTLNVGDYVETEVTPRSFGRIAAQTAKQVVVQKLREAERGIIYDEFYNKECDIVTGIIQRIEKRNVIVDLGKTEAVLATTEQTPGEEYRFNERIKTYIVEVKKTTKGPQIMISRTHPGLVKRLFELEVPEIHDGTVEIKSISREAGSRTKIAVYSKDENVDPVGACVGQRGTRVQAIVDELRGEKIDIIKWSSDIKEYISSSLSPAKVVRVDVDEEQKSAKVVVPDYQLSLAIGKEGQNARLAAKLTGWKIDIKSESQLRQAIEKQLFDENISTGYMDYSYDSQNDDSSQEEFISD; encoded by the coding sequence ATGAGCGCTGAGTTAATGTTAGCACTTGAACAGTTAGAAAAAGAAAAAGGAATAAAAAAGGAAATAATTATTGAAGCCATTGAGGCTGCTCTAATATCTGCATACAAGAAAAATTTCGGTTCAGCAATGAATGTAAATGTAAATATAGATAGAGAAACTGGGGATGTTAAAGTTTTTGGGCTTAGAAAAATAGCCGAAGTACCAGACGTAGAGGCAATGGATATTTCAATTGAAGATGCTGCTAAAATAAATCCTACCCTTAATGTAGGCGATTATGTGGAAACAGAAGTTACTCCTAGAAGTTTTGGAAGAATAGCAGCACAAACTGCAAAGCAGGTTGTTGTTCAGAAGCTTAGGGAAGCTGAACGCGGAATTATATATGATGAATTTTACAATAAAGAATGTGATATAGTTACTGGAATAATTCAGAGAATTGAAAAAAGGAATGTAATTGTAGACCTTGGTAAAACTGAGGCTGTTCTTGCAACAACTGAGCAGACACCAGGTGAAGAATACAGGTTTAATGAAAGAATTAAAACATATATTGTTGAAGTTAAGAAGACAACAAAAGGACCACAGATTATGATTTCAAGAACTCATCCAGGATTGGTTAAGAGACTTTTTGAGTTAGAGGTTCCTGAAATCCATGATGGTACTGTTGAAATAAAGAGTATATCAAGAGAAGCAGGTTCAAGAACTAAGATTGCAGTATACTCCAAGGATGAAAATGTAGACCCTGTAGGTGCTTGCGTTGGACAGCGAGGCACTAGGGTTCAGGCTATAGTTGATGAACTTAGAGGCGAGAAGATAGATATTATAAAATGGAGTAGCGATATAAAGGAATACATTTCAAGTAGTCTTAGTCCTGCGAAGGTTGTAAGGGTTGATGTTGATGAAGAGCAAAAGTCAGCAAAAGTTGTTGTACCTGATTATCAGCTATCATTAGCAATTGGCAAAGAAGGACAAAATGCGAGACTTGCAGCAAAGCTAACAGGATGGAAAATTGATATCAAGAGTGAATCACAGTTAAGGCAGGCAATAGAAAAACAGCTTTTTGATGAAAATATATCAACCGGATACATGGATTATAGTTACGATAGTCAAAATGATGACAGCAGTCAGGAAGAATTTATTTCTGATTAA
- the truB gene encoding tRNA pseudouridine(55) synthase TruB has translation MNGILNVLKPAGMTSFDVIAVARKITQQRKIGHTGTLDPSAVGVLPICLGNATKAIEFMIDKDKVYRAEMTLGVTTDTQDSSGKVISSHPVDVTNNEIVDVCKSFIGEIAQLPPMYSAIKIGGKKLYEIARQGETIERQARNITIYDINVIRIWDDISIFGENSSTVQYATKKVLFDVHCSKGTYIRTLCNDIGEKLGCGGHMSFLVRTRAGNYDINSAFTLEEIMELAKENTLSSKLVPVESVFRDYDKVQLNEADTAKYNNGVWIKYTYEKENKNVNKRVYDFKGVFLGIGEVFDDGRGTFLKSKKFFRG, from the coding sequence ATGAATGGTATTCTGAATGTTTTAAAACCTGCTGGTATGACTTCATTTGATGTAATAGCTGTTGCAAGAAAAATCACGCAACAAAGGAAGATTGGTCATACAGGAACCTTAGATCCATCAGCAGTGGGAGTATTACCAATATGTTTAGGAAATGCAACTAAAGCAATTGAGTTTATGATTGATAAGGATAAGGTTTATCGTGCTGAGATGACATTGGGTGTTACAACCGATACTCAGGACTCTTCAGGAAAGGTTATTTCATCACATCCTGTTGATGTTACCAATAATGAGATAGTAGATGTATGCAAAAGTTTTATAGGTGAGATTGCCCAACTTCCGCCAATGTATTCGGCAATTAAGATTGGCGGGAAGAAGCTTTATGAAATTGCAAGGCAAGGTGAAACTATTGAACGACAAGCAAGAAATATAACAATTTACGATATAAATGTAATTAGAATATGGGATGATATCTCAATATTCGGTGAAAATAGTAGTACAGTACAGTATGCAACAAAAAAAGTACTATTTGACGTACATTGCTCAAAAGGTACTTATATCAGAACACTTTGCAATGACATAGGAGAAAAGCTTGGATGTGGTGGTCATATGTCCTTTTTAGTTAGGACAAGAGCTGGAAATTATGATATAAACTCAGCGTTTACCCTTGAAGAGATAATGGAACTAGCAAAGGAAAATACTCTTAGCAGCAAATTAGTACCTGTTGAGTCGGTATTTAGAGATTATGATAAAGTGCAGCTAAATGAAGCAGATACTGCTAAATATAATAATGGTGTATGGATTAAATATACCTATGAAAAAGAAAATAAAAATGTTAATAAAAGGGTATATGATTTTAAGGGTGTTTTTTTAGGGATTGGCGAGGTTTTTGATGATGGGCGAGGCACGTTCCTAAAATCAAAAAAGTTTTTTAGAGGATAG
- the rbfA gene encoding 30S ribosome-binding factor RbfA — protein sequence MADRISRISEEVKREISNIVQNEIKDPRLPSLVSIIDCQVTKDLGHAKVYVSVMGTEEEKKNAIKALKSAAGFIRRELGHRVQLRVTPEIHFELDNSIEHGMYINKLLDDAKKDYKE from the coding sequence ATGGCTGATAGAATATCAAGAATATCTGAGGAAGTAAAGAGAGAAATAAGTAATATAGTTCAAAACGAGATTAAGGATCCAAGACTACCAAGTTTAGTTAGTATTATAGACTGTCAAGTGACAAAAGATTTGGGACATGCTAAGGTTTATGTAAGCGTTATGGGAACTGAAGAGGAAAAGAAAAATGCCATAAAAGCTCTCAAAAGTGCAGCCGGATTTATTAGAAGAGAACTAGGGCATAGAGTACAGTTAAGAGTTACTCCAGAAATTCATTTTGAGTTGGATAATTCAATTGAGCATGGAATGTATATAAATAAATTGTTAGATGATGCAAAGAAAGATTATAAAGAATAA
- the rseP gene encoding RIP metalloprotease RseP: MGILLAILVLSFLIIIHELGHFLVAKAFKVKVNEFSLFMGPKLFSFQKGETTYSLRLIPLGGYVKMEGEEEESDDERAYNKKPVGVRSAIIAAGPIMNILIALIFAFILMAQTGYNTTQVKTVLPGSVAEQKGIKVGDTLEKYNGKTVFLPADLEIFAYPLKNESVDLQFERNGETHNITLTPNREQDGYMLGFTPKDYQSFDGVDSTLVAQVTDNSPAEEAGLKKGDRIIKINGMEINTRRDISKLVDELGKEEITITVDREGKVQELKPVKPVARKTAEWKAIGLEFEYSKGGFINTLKASVDYSISTSRSIYYSIGWLITQIVPMSELSGPVGITTLISDVVQDTPSIKETVYSLLSISAMISINLGLVNLIPFPALDGSKLLLLLIEKIRRKPLNPEKEAMITMVGFVLLIALMIYVTFNDILRRI, translated from the coding sequence ATGGGTATTTTACTGGCTATATTGGTTTTAAGTTTTTTGATAATAATACATGAACTAGGGCATTTTCTTGTAGCTAAAGCTTTTAAGGTAAAAGTAAATGAGTTTTCATTGTTTATGGGTCCAAAGCTTTTTAGCTTTCAAAAAGGAGAAACAACTTATTCATTAAGGCTAATACCTTTAGGCGGTTATGTGAAAATGGAGGGTGAGGAAGAAGAGTCTGATGATGAAAGAGCTTATAACAAAAAGCCAGTAGGCGTTAGGTCAGCTATCATTGCAGCTGGGCCTATTATGAATATACTTATAGCTCTTATCTTTGCATTTATATTAATGGCACAAACTGGATATAACACAACACAGGTTAAGACTGTATTACCTGGTTCAGTAGCAGAACAAAAAGGTATTAAGGTCGGTGATACTCTTGAAAAATATAATGGAAAGACAGTTTTTCTCCCTGCTGATTTAGAAATATTTGCTTATCCTTTAAAAAATGAAAGTGTAGATTTACAGTTTGAGAGAAATGGTGAAACTCATAATATTACCTTAACTCCAAATAGAGAGCAAGACGGCTACATGCTTGGCTTTACTCCTAAAGATTACCAAAGCTTTGATGGGGTTGATTCCACTCTTGTTGCACAAGTTACTGATAATTCTCCTGCAGAAGAGGCTGGTCTTAAAAAGGGAGACAGAATAATTAAGATTAATGGAATGGAAATAAATACAAGGCGTGATATTTCAAAGCTTGTAGATGAACTTGGAAAAGAAGAAATAACCATAACAGTAGATAGAGAAGGAAAAGTTCAGGAACTAAAGCCAGTAAAACCAGTGGCTAGAAAAACTGCTGAATGGAAAGCTATTGGACTTGAGTTTGAATATTCAAAGGGTGGCTTTATTAATACACTTAAGGCATCAGTTGATTACTCTATTTCAACATCAAGGTCAATATATTATTCAATAGGCTGGCTTATTACACAAATAGTTCCTATGAGTGAATTAAGCGGACCTGTTGGAATAACTACACTTATAAGTGATGTTGTTCAGGATACTCCTTCAATAAAAGAAACAGTGTATAGTTTACTATCAATATCTGCTATGATAAGTATTAACTTGGGTTTAGTAAATTTGATACCATTCCCTGCTTTAGATGGAAGCAAACTATTACTGTTACTAATAGAAAAAATAAGGAGAAAGCCTTTAAACCCAGAAAAAGAAGCCATGATTACAATGGTAGGCTTCGTATTGTTAATTGCATTGATGATTTATGTTACATTTAATGATATTTTGAGACGGATATAA
- the rimP gene encoding ribosome maturation factor RimP has translation MKINIQQVITELAKPIVEDLNYELVDVEFVKEGANWYLRIYIDKAGGIGIDDCQAVSERISDILDEKDPIEQSYYLEVSSPGLERPLKTERDFIKYKGELVEIKVFQPIDGKKIFEGELVGLIDGKIVINQEGKTLEFEKNKVAIVKRAVKF, from the coding sequence ATGAAAATTAATATTCAGCAAGTAATTACTGAACTTGCGAAACCGATAGTTGAAGACTTAAATTATGAATTAGTTGATGTGGAATTTGTTAAAGAAGGTGCAAATTGGTATCTGAGGATCTATATTGATAAAGCAGGTGGAATCGGTATTGATGATTGTCAGGCTGTTAGCGAAAGAATTAGTGATATTTTAGATGAAAAGGATCCTATAGAACAGAGTTATTATTTGGAAGTTTCATCACCTGGCTTAGAAAGACCGCTAAAAACTGAGAGAGACTTTATAAAATATAAGGGTGAATTAGTTGAAATAAAAGTTTTTCAGCCTATAGATGGTAAAAAGATATTTGAAGGTGAGTTAGTTGGATTGATTGACGGTAAAATTGTAATAAATCAAGAAGGAAAAACACTTGAGTTTGAAAAAAACAAGGTTGCCATAGTTAAAAGGGCTGTTAAATTTTAA
- a CDS encoding DHH family phosphoesterase yields the protein MDKEIIKLISEAGSVAIFPHVNADGDAIGSSLALGMALRNSGKKVWVYMEEDIPTVYKFLPGGELAGFYDESADTADLNIALDTGDVGRLGSRGEGFFMAPCTINIDHHITNTKFAHLNHVNAVSASTGEITYLLLKKLEMEINADIATCLYTAIATDTGGFQYQNTTAETHKIIAELLSTGINVGEISQRIYDNTTYEKLKLTAKSIELLELHENSKLAVVALSLEDIFSTGAKEEDCDGLVNIGRSIESVEVSALIKEKSNTEIRVNLRSKNYVDVSEVAAIFDGGGHKRAAGCTIIGTIEEAKKKIIEAIKERL from the coding sequence ATGGACAAAGAAATTATTAAGCTAATATCTGAAGCTGGAAGCGTTGCAATATTTCCACATGTCAATGCTGATGGAGACGCAATAGGTTCATCCCTTGCTCTAGGTATGGCACTTAGGAATTCAGGAAAGAAAGTATGGGTATATATGGAAGAAGATATTCCAACTGTATATAAATTTCTGCCTGGTGGTGAGTTAGCGGGCTTTTATGATGAAAGTGCTGATACTGCCGATTTAAATATAGCTCTTGATACAGGTGATGTGGGTAGATTGGGCTCAAGAGGCGAAGGGTTTTTTATGGCTCCATGCACTATAAACATTGACCATCATATTACCAATACAAAATTCGCACATCTAAATCATGTTAATGCTGTATCTGCTTCTACCGGGGAAATTACTTATTTGCTGTTAAAAAAATTAGAAATGGAAATAAATGCGGATATTGCAACATGCTTATATACTGCAATAGCCACTGATACCGGTGGTTTTCAGTATCAGAATACAACTGCTGAGACCCATAAGATAATAGCTGAATTGCTTTCAACAGGCATTAATGTGGGAGAAATATCACAAAGAATTTATGATAATACCACTTATGAGAAACTCAAATTAACTGCAAAATCTATTGAATTGCTTGAACTACATGAAAACTCCAAGCTTGCAGTTGTTGCTTTATCATTAGAGGATATTTTTTCAACGGGAGCAAAAGAAGAGGATTGTGATGGACTTGTTAATATAGGCAGGTCTATTGAAAGTGTGGAGGTATCTGCACTAATAAAGGAAAAAAGCAATACTGAGATTAGAGTAAATCTTAGGTCAAAAAATTATGTTGATGTTTCAGAAGTAGCTGCGATTTTTGATGGCGGCGGTCATAAGAGAGCAGCTGGATGCACAATTATTGGTACAATTGAGGAAGCAAAGAAAAAGATTATAGAGGCTATAAAGGAAAGATTGTAA